In Azotosporobacter soli, the genomic stretch TGATTTGCCCTGGCAACCAGGCGCTTGGCTACAGTACGACGAATCGTGAAGGATATCAAGAATATAAAAGCGATGCAAAACAATGCAAAGTGTGTCCGCATTTAGAGCAATGCACGCAGAGCAAAGCGCATCAAAAGCAAGTCCAAAGGCATGTATGGGAATCCTATCTGGAACTTGCTGATGAGTATCGGCACATGCCGATATATCGCGATATTTACAAATTGCGCTCGCAAACAATTGAGCGTGTCTTTGCAGATGCAAAAGAAAAGCATGCAATGCGCTATACGCAACTGCGTGGCCTGCAGAAAGTGAAAATGCAGGTGACGCTTACTTTTGCATGCATGAATCTGAAAAAACTGGCGACCTGGAAGAAACGCAGGGGTATATTACCGCCTGTTTTTCAACGTTTTTTCGAAAAACTGCGTTTTTGCAGTGAAAATTGGATAACTGAAATTGAAAAATGCACCTTACGCTTTGCGTAAAGTGCATTTTGTCGACGGTCTGAAATGGACCAGCAATTAATTTGCTGGTCCATTTTTTATTTTCCGCCAGAAGTCGATATGTTTTTGCTTTAATGCGTCGCGGGACAGTTCTTCCGGCCAGAGCTGCATGGTCTCTTTTTGCCGCATAGCCGCGGACAGGTGTGAATAGAGGGTTGGAGACTCCTGGCCCATTTTTTCGATAAGTTCCTTGATATCCTGACGCTTGGTGTGTCCGTCGAGTGGGCAAGGACTGGGGATCGGCGTAAAACCGTGGATGGATGTCGCGCTTTTCAATTCATGTTCGCGGAAATAAATCAGCGGCCGGATTACGGACAGGCCGGAGCGAGTCAGGTGTGTGACGGGGCTGAAGGTTTTTAGCTGGCCGGAATGTAGGAGGCCCATGAAGAAGGTTTCAACGGCGTCATCGTGGTGATGCGCATAGGCAACTTTGTTATAGCCGTTTTCCGTGGCAAAACGGTTAATCGCGCCGCGCCGGAAGAAGGAACAGCTGAAACAGGGGTCTTTGCCGTCTTGTGCGGCGATGATGCCGGCGATATCGACTTTGTCGGTATAAAAAGGAATGTCGAGGCTACGGCAAAAACTCTGCAGCAAGGCTGTATCAAAATCGGTTGTGAACATTGGGTCCATTGTAAATGCAGCTAGCGTAAAAGATTTTTTGGCATATTGGCGCAGGCAAGCCAGCGCATATAAGAGGAAAGTGCTGTCCTTGCCGCCGGAAAAGCCGATCAGGATTCGATCATCGGCCTGGATCATGTCAAATTCGATGATTGCCCGGCACAGACGGCTGAAATAAGCCTGCGGCAGAATGAGGCGTTGCGGTTGTTTTTTCATATGAGGATTCCTTTCTAAACCGGTTGGCTATTGCGTGATTAACATAGTCTTATTTTCCAAGATAACGATCGTTTCGTCAACCTGTTTAATAATAGTATTGAATTGCCGCAGTAATACGGTAGAAAGAGTTACTTGAACAACTTGTAGCTAATGAGTAGAATGAAGATGTCAGAAAAATACAATCAATAAAAAGTAAAGTGATTACCACAATTGAGGAGGCGGCTGGTGGAAAAACGTATGGGAGATATTTCACGGATGTTGCTGACGGCAGCCGGTCCGCTGAAAATAGATACGATTGCCGAACGACTGCAAGTATCGAACAAGACAATCCGCAACGATCTGTCTGCGGTGACGCAATTGATGGCGGAGCATGGATTGCAGCTGGAAAAGAAGCCGGGGCGCGGCGTATTCGTAGCCGGCGCGGCGGCCGATAAACTGACGCTGGTCGAGCGGCTGCGTCATCTGCCGCAATCGTTGGCGCCGGACTCGCCGCAGGGACGGCAGTCGTACATCATCAAGAGGCTACTGCTCAATGGAAAACAGATGACAATGCAGGAATTGGCGGATGAATTGTTTGTCAGTCGGGTGACGATTCACAAGGACATGGCTGGCGTGGAAAAATGGCTGAACCATTATTCGCTGCTCTTATTGAGCCGGCCTAATTATGGCGTGCAAATCGAAGGCGGCGAGGAAAACTGGCGTCATGCCGTTGCCGGATTGTTGGCGGAACTGAAAGAAAGCGATGAACTGCGGAAAATTCTGGAAGAGGAAAAATTTGGCCGCGTCGACCATAAGACGCTACTGAAGCTGAAGTTGCTGGTGGAATTGGATTATGGAAAACTGGAACGGATCATATGTCAGGCCGAAGAAACAACGGGGATTAGCTTTTCTGATGAGGCCTATACAGGACTGATCATTCATATTGCGATTGCAATTCAGCGCCTGCACCAGAATAAGGATATCAACATGCCGGAATCACTGCTGGAATCGTTGCGGCAAAAGCCGGAATATCCGGTTGCCAAGCAGATTGCCGACGGGATTGAAACTGTTTTTTTAGTTAGGGTGCCGGATTCTGAAGTCGGCTATATCCTGCTGCATATCGTCGGTGCGAAACGGCTGCAAAATCAGGCGGATATTGTGGCGCTTGAGCTGGAAGCCGAAGACAGTCTGGCTGTTGCGATGGCGAAGGAAATCATCCTGATCGCGCAGGGCGTGCTGGGCATTGCGCTCGAAGAGGATCGACAATTGCTCAATGGCTTGGTGCTGCATCTGCGGCCGACAATCAACCGGGTGCGTTACGGCATGAGCCTGAAGAATCCGATTCTGGAAGAAATCAAAGAAACGTACCCTGATATGTACGGCGTCGCCTGGATGGCCAGCAGGGTCTTTGACAAGCATCTTGGCAAACGGATCGGGGATGAAGAAATCGGCTATATTGCGCTCCATATCGGGGCGGCGGTCGAACGAAACAAACGGTTGATTCGCGTAGTTGTCGTATGCGGCAGCGGCATTGGAACGTCGCAAATGCTGGCGGCCCGGTTGAATCGCTATTTTCGGGAACTCGAGATTATCCGCGTGATTTCACTGAGTGAGTTGGAACGCGAAGATCAAATGGAGGCCGAGCTGATCATCACAACGATACCATTGGAGATGCTGACGCCGGCAATGCCGGTTGTACATATCAGTCCGCTGTTGACGCGATCTGACATGCAGCGATTGGAGGCGGTGATTACCGAACTGACAAAAGGAAAAGATAAAGAAAAGACCGGAGGAATTGCGATGCTGATAAATAAAGAATTGATGGTCTTAGAACTGGATGCGGTCAATAAAGAAAACGCAATTGCGCAATTGGCTGAAATTGCTTGGCAGGCCGGACGAGTTACCTCGGCTTCTGGCTATGAATCGGATGTGCTGAAGCGCGAACAAAGTTTTTCCACTGGAATTGGCAACGGGATTGCGATACCGCATGGCAAATCTGATGCGGTAAAACAGGCGACGATTATCTTCGGCCGCTCGCGGCGCGGTATTGAATGGGGTGCGCATGATGGAAAATCGGTTCATATGATATTTATGCTGGGCGTGCCGGAAGACAATGTCGATAATGTTCATTTGAAAATATTATCAAAACTGTCAGTCAGTCTGATGGAGGAGGGGTTCGTGGAAGAATTGCGGGCAGCAAAGACGGCGGAGGAAATTTTGGAAAAATTGCAAATGGTTGAGGAGGGGGGAGCGATATGAAGGACGAACTTAAACAAATGCGGCAGTACTTGATGACTGGTGTTTCTTACATGATTCCGATCGTTGTTATTGGCGGCGTACTGATTGCAGCCGCGATCGCGCTAAGCGGCGTCGAAGCGGGCAAAGGGGCCGTGGTGACGAATCCGATCTATAAGAACATGCTTGAAATTGGCGTGGCGGCCTTTAGTATGATGGTACCGGTGCTGGCCGGCTTCATCGCCTATGGGATCGCGGACCGACCCGGCATCGCGCCCGGCCTGGTTGGCGGCGTACTGGCCGCCAGCTTGAAGACGGGGTTTCTCGGCGGCATTGTCGCCGGATTTTTGGCCGGCTATACGGCGCGCTGGATCAAGAGTTGGCCGGTGCCGATCAATTTACGGCCGATCATGCCAATCTTCGTAATCCCGTTACTGACATCGCTGGTTGTCGGGGGTCTCATGATTTATGTTATCGGCACGCCGATTGCCGGATTGATGGAAACGATGACCAATGGTTTAAAGGCGATGAGCCAAGGCAGCGCCGTCGGGCTGGCAATCGTGATGGGTGCAATGATTGCGTTTGATATGGGCGGGCCGATCAATAAAGTGGCGTTCTTGTTTGGCGCGGCAATGATCGGTGAAGGAGTGTACACGATCATGGGGCCGGTCGCGGTTGCTATTTGCGTGCCGCCGCTCGGCATGGGCCTAGCGACGTTGTTGGCGCCGAAAAAATACAGTGAAATGGAACGTGAAGCCGGTTACGGTGCGCTCGCGATGGGGATGATCGGGATTACCGAGGGGGCAATTCCGTTTGCCGCAGGCGATCCGCTACGGGTCATACCGTCGATTGTTGTTGGATCCTCAGTCGGGGCTGCGATTGCGGCGCTCGGCAATGTCGGCGATCATGCGCCGCATGGCGGACCGATCGTGTTGCCGGTTGTCGACAATCCGCTGATGTTTATCGTCGCGGTGCTGGCGGGAGTCGTTGTGACGGCGCTGTTGGTGAATCTGTTAAAAAAGACGCTCGTCGAACAGACGGAAGAAGATTGGCGGGCGAGTGCCTAGATAAAGTGTGAAAGGTTGTGCAACAATGAATATCATAGCGGTTACCGCATGCCCGACTGGAATTGCCCATACCTATATGGCTGCCGCGGCGATCAAGAAAGCTGCCGAAGGCTTGGGGCATATGATCAAAGTCGAGACCCAGGGCGCGATTGGCATTGAAAACAAACTGGCGGCAAAAGACGTTGCCGCGGCTGACCTGGTGATTATTGCGGCCGATGTCGCGATAAAAGATGAGGAACGGTTCAATGGCAAATGCGTCTACCGGGCCGAGTCGCAACGGGCGATCAAAAATCCGCAGGGCATATTGGTCGACGGGATCGCTCAGCTTAAATTGCAAAGTGAATGTTAAATTTGTCGGATTAAGTTATAAAACGCCGAATGCGGAAGCATTCGGCGTTTTATATGAAATGAAGGAGTATGAAAATACTCGAAAGCATCTATTCAAAAAGGTTGAAATCAAGTAAAATAATAAACTGTTCATAAATATCAGTTGAAAAGTAGAAATGCTGCAGGCGGAGGAATGACAATGAAGGAACAGATGAACCCTATTTATGTTATTGGACATCGCAACCCAGACACGGATTCCATATGTTCGGCAATCGGTTATGCCCATCTTAAAAAAGAAATGGGTGAACATGCTATACCGGCAAGAGCAGGGAAAATTAACGCAGAGACAAAATTCGTCTTGGAGTATTTTGGTTTGGAAAAACCTGAGTTGATCCAGGATTTATATCCGCGTGTGAAAGAAGTAATGACAGAGGATGTCATTACGATTAAACCGGACGACACGTTGCGTGAATTAGGAAGCCTGATGCACCGCTATAGCGTGAAGTCAGTGCCGGTGGTTGATGAGCGAAAAGGCGTTGTCGGCGTAGTATCAGTAGGGGATTTGGCTAAACGTTATTTTGAAGAAATTGAAATGCAGGATTTGAGCCAATCGGGGGTCGATTTTTCGGGGCTTTTGCGGGTGCTCGATGGAATATTATTAGCTGGCGCGGAAAATTTGCATCATAAGATAACCGGGCGTCTGCGTATTGCCGCTGGCAGCAATGAAACAATTGAAAAGTTCGTTAAACCGGGTGATGTGACATTAGTAAGCGACCGACCGAATGCTCAAATGGCCTGTCTGCAATGCAAAGTCGCGTGTATGATCATTACCGGGGGCGCGTTAGTGACTGAAGAAGTGTTAGTCGCCGCGCGAAAACAAGGCACAGTGATTATACGTGCAGAACATGATACCTATACTTGCGCACGTTATGTCAATCAGAGTATACCGGTTTCGCTGGTTATGAAAAACAAAGTTACCGCGTTTAAGTCGACTGATCTGTTGAGTGATGTGCGGACGATTATGGCGGATACGAATTTTAGAGTGTATCCTGTTGTAGAAAATGGCAAGATGATTGGCGCGATCATTCGCGACAAATTGATCATTCAGGAACGGACTAAAATTATTTTGGTCGATCATAATGAACGATCGCAAGCCGTAGAAGGCATAGAAGACGCCCAAATCGTGGAGATCATTGATCATCATCGATTGGGCGGCTTACAGACAAGCGATCCAATTTTTATCCGGCACGAACCGGTCGGCTGTACGGCAACGATCGTTTCTAACATGCATTGGCACCGCGGAATACACATTCCGCCAAAGATTGCCGGCGTGTTGCTTTCCGCAATCATATCGGATACGGTGCTCTTTAAATCGCCAACCTGTACTGCGAAAGATCGGGAGACTGCCGAAAAACTGGCGGATATCGCTGGACTCAATATAAAAGAGTATGGGATGCAACTTTTAAAAGCCGGTGCCAGCGTTAAGGGGATGTCGGCAGCCGATATTGTTGGCAATGATGCTAAAGAATTCCAAATCGGCAACTATCGGATGGTCATTGCGCAACTTTCCGTTATGGATGCCAGCGAAGTGCTGGATATGAAAACGGATTTACAAGAGGCCATGAAGAGAGTTTGCACCAAGGAAGGGTATGACATGGCGTTGCTCTTGATCACCAATATTTTAGAAGAAGGCACGCATTTGATTCATGTCGGCCAGCCTACAGAGTTGTTGGTTAAAGCGTTTGGCGAAAGCTGTGAGAGCGGCGATTGCTATCTGCCGGGCGTAATGTCGCGTAAGAAGCAGGTGGTACCGCCATTAGCGGAAGCAGTGCGGCTTTAAATTTGATGGTTAAGGAATTGCCAAAATAACTCAAGACAAGAAGGTGCGCGTGTCGCATCGTAAATACCGTAA encodes the following:
- a CDS encoding PTS fructose transporter subunit IIB; the encoded protein is MNIIAVTACPTGIAHTYMAAAAIKKAAEGLGHMIKVETQGAIGIENKLAAKDVAAADLVIIAADVAIKDEERFNGKCVYRAESQRAIKNPQGILVDGIAQLKLQSEC
- a CDS encoding tRNA lysidine(34) synthetase, translating into MKKQPQRLILPQAYFSRLCRAIIEFDMIQADDRILIGFSGGKDSTFLLYALACLRQYAKKSFTLAAFTMDPMFTTDFDTALLQSFCRSLDIPFYTDKVDIAGIIAAQDGKDPCFSCSFFRRGAINRFATENGYNKVAYAHHHDDAVETFFMGLLHSGQLKTFSPVTHLTRSGLSVIRPLIYFREHELKSATSIHGFTPIPSPCPLDGHTKRQDIKELIEKMGQESPTLYSHLSAAMRQKETMQLWPEELSRDALKQKHIDFWRKIKNGPAN
- a CDS encoding PTS fructose transporter subunit IIC, encoding MKDELKQMRQYLMTGVSYMIPIVVIGGVLIAAAIALSGVEAGKGAVVTNPIYKNMLEIGVAAFSMMVPVLAGFIAYGIADRPGIAPGLVGGVLAASLKTGFLGGIVAGFLAGYTARWIKSWPVPINLRPIMPIFVIPLLTSLVVGGLMIYVIGTPIAGLMETMTNGLKAMSQGSAVGLAIVMGAMIAFDMGGPINKVAFLFGAAMIGEGVYTIMGPVAVAICVPPLGMGLATLLAPKKYSEMEREAGYGALAMGMIGITEGAIPFAAGDPLRVIPSIVVGSSVGAAIAALGNVGDHAPHGGPIVLPVVDNPLMFIVAVLAGVVVTALLVNLLKKTLVEQTEEDWRASA
- a CDS encoding BglG family transcription antiterminator, with protein sequence MEKRMGDISRMLLTAAGPLKIDTIAERLQVSNKTIRNDLSAVTQLMAEHGLQLEKKPGRGVFVAGAAADKLTLVERLRHLPQSLAPDSPQGRQSYIIKRLLLNGKQMTMQELADELFVSRVTIHKDMAGVEKWLNHYSLLLLSRPNYGVQIEGGEENWRHAVAGLLAELKESDELRKILEEEKFGRVDHKTLLKLKLLVELDYGKLERIICQAEETTGISFSDEAYTGLIIHIAIAIQRLHQNKDINMPESLLESLRQKPEYPVAKQIADGIETVFLVRVPDSEVGYILLHIVGAKRLQNQADIVALELEAEDSLAVAMAKEIILIAQGVLGIALEEDRQLLNGLVLHLRPTINRVRYGMSLKNPILEEIKETYPDMYGVAWMASRVFDKHLGKRIGDEEIGYIALHIGAAVERNKRLIRVVVVCGSGIGTSQMLAARLNRYFRELEIIRVISLSELEREDQMEAELIITTIPLEMLTPAMPVVHISPLLTRSDMQRLEAVITELTKGKDKEKTGGIAMLINKELMVLELDAVNKENAIAQLAEIAWQAGRVTSASGYESDVLKREQSFSTGIGNGIAIPHGKSDAVKQATIIFGRSRRGIEWGAHDGKSVHMIFMLGVPEDNVDNVHLKILSKLSVSLMEEGFVEELRAAKTAEEILEKLQMVEEGGAI
- a CDS encoding putative manganese-dependent inorganic diphosphatase translates to MKEQMNPIYVIGHRNPDTDSICSAIGYAHLKKEMGEHAIPARAGKINAETKFVLEYFGLEKPELIQDLYPRVKEVMTEDVITIKPDDTLRELGSLMHRYSVKSVPVVDERKGVVGVVSVGDLAKRYFEEIEMQDLSQSGVDFSGLLRVLDGILLAGAENLHHKITGRLRIAAGSNETIEKFVKPGDVTLVSDRPNAQMACLQCKVACMIITGGALVTEEVLVAARKQGTVIIRAEHDTYTCARYVNQSIPVSLVMKNKVTAFKSTDLLSDVRTIMADTNFRVYPVVENGKMIGAIIRDKLIIQERTKIILVDHNERSQAVEGIEDAQIVEIIDHHRLGGLQTSDPIFIRHEPVGCTATIVSNMHWHRGIHIPPKIAGVLLSAIISDTVLFKSPTCTAKDRETAEKLADIAGLNIKEYGMQLLKAGASVKGMSAADIVGNDAKEFQIGNYRMVIAQLSVMDASEVLDMKTDLQEAMKRVCTKEGYDMALLLITNILEEGTHLIHVGQPTELLVKAFGESCESGDCYLPGVMSRKKQVVPPLAEAVRL